One part of the Vicia villosa cultivar HV-30 ecotype Madison, WI linkage group LG6, Vvil1.0, whole genome shotgun sequence genome encodes these proteins:
- the LOC131614889 gene encoding uncharacterized protein LOC131614889, translating into MNPLEQSVKDLQVHNAEFQAMILNLAKGQEELKTLLTKNERKTKKPVGVFNMGRRFRGPLKKVKDVEILEEPEQDDQKSNGSVKQDEEEGEYYDDEEYPEDKYRQLEERMRAVEIQKIPGLDFEELGLISGVVIPPKFKTPTFAKYDGVSCPKLHLKSYVRKIQPHTTDKMLWAHLFQESLTGTQLECYLLGSSSAGFTDLILTGERVESGIRSGKIQVDTSSGVTKKPYSGKTEANAVHSQRGRNRNDSGHFVGAVLISTPTPRQNQQQGYQRRQDAPRRNFTKINMSLNQAWQHLLKAKLLAPIAPPNINTSSPRYDPNARCAYHSDCHDKAVNAVDKESYVTNVMSLTTPLPLIKKKLLQAGLFPGCIEDCYYCSSQLNGCTRLKIGIQCLMDNRKIMFEKVPSVEKLCEDLAQNLKIEDVSVISKTPIRIPTKGPIRITAEPKVAPLIITKPGPIPYSSDKAVPWSYGNDVYIHGVKQEALNDEPVKVPSPDVDNIVGTSKVTRSGRIFSPEISPDANISAQVPVPDSTADVRGKRPMLEPVQTPVEATAEEVSQKEMDEILKIIRKSDYDVIEQLGHTSSKISMLSLLTCSEAHAKALMKFLKAAHVPQEISVNQFENCVASLTTNNYLGFSDADLTPAGKSHNKALHISIECKGTTLSHVLVDNGSSLNVLPKLVLDRLDSEGIVLMPSNVVVKAFDGSKSIVYGEVELPIRVGSQTFNSLFYVMDIHPAYSCLLGRPWIHGAGAVTSTLHQKLKYLANGKIVTVHGEEEYVVSCVKEYKYIEVNGEFIETPCQTFELVPQVVSTAKHTPTVPKVTRIPSTMASLKDAKAVVEEGGCTVWGQLIDVPYKSDKLGLGCTAGTQKNNHHTRLGGLMSHFVSKGVNALEDGESNCNLDKWIFPTPDHRLNNWKTEDVISISFNQE; encoded by the exons ATGAATCCTCTCGagcaatcagttaaggatctgcAAGTACAtaatgctgagttccaagccaTGATCTTGAATCTGGCtaaagggcaagaagagctgaagacACTCCTTACTAAGAATGAGAGGAAGACTAAGAAGCCTGTGGGTGTTTTCAACATGGGAAGAAGGTTCcgaggccctctcaaaaaggtcaAGGATGTCGAAATCCTAGAAGAGCCTGAACAAGATGACCAGAAGAGCAATGGTTCTGTCAAGCAAGATGAAGAAGAAGGAGAGTACTACGATGACGAAGAGTATCCGGAGGATAAGTACAGACAGTTAGAGGAACGAATGAGGGCTGTAGAAATCCAGAAAATCCCAGGGCTAGACTTTGAGGAACTAGGGCTCATCTCAGGAGTCgtgatccctccaaagttcaaaactcCGACCtttgcaaaatacgatggagtctcttgtcccaagCTGCACCTAAAATCATACgtgaggaagatccaacctcacACTACCGACAAGATGTTGTGGGCTCACTTGTTCCAAGAGAGTTTGAcaggaactcaactcgaatg ttatttgctgggaagctcatcagcTGGTTTTACTGACTTGATATTGACTGGAGAGCGGGTTGAAAGTGGCATCCGAAGTGGGAAAATTCAGGTGGATACCTCTTCTGGTGTTACGAAGAAGCCTTATAGTGGAAAGACTGAAGCTAATGCTGTGCACAGCCAGAGGGGTCGCAACAGAAATGACAGTGGCCATTTTGTCGGGGCTGTCTTAATCTCTACACCAACACCTCGACAAAATCAACAACAGGGATACCAGCGTAGACAAGACGCGCCTAGAAGAAACtttacaaagatcaatatgtcttTGAATCAAGCATGGCAACACTTGCTGAAGGCAAAGTTACTTGCGCCAATAGCTCCGCCAAACATCAATACATCTTCTCCTCGCTATGATCCTAACGcgagatgtgcttaccattctgACTGC catgacaaaGCTGTCAATGCTGTTGACAAAGAATCTTATGTTACGAACGTGATGAGTCTGACTACTCCACTCCCTCTTATCAAGAAGAAGCTGTTGCAAGCCGGTTTATTTCCGGGTTGCATTGAAGACTGTTATTACTGCTCGTCTCAATTAAATGGTTGTACAAGGTTGAAGATTGGTATTCAATGCCTGATGGATAATCGAAAGATCATGTTTGAAAAAGTGCCTTCTGTGGAAAAATTATGTGAAGATCTAGCCCAGAACTTGAAAATTGAAGACGTGTCCGTAATTTCCAAGACTCCTATCAGAATTCCTACTAAGGGCCCCATAAGGATCACTGCTGAGCCCAAGGTAGCTCCCTTGATCATTACCAAGCCTGGTCCGATCCCGTACTCCTCTGACAAAGCTGTCCCTTGGAGCTATGGTAATGATGTGTATATCCATGGTGTGAAACAAGAAGCTTTGAATGATGAGCCTGTCAAAGTTCCTAGTCCCGACGTCGACAATATTGTAGGGACCAGTAAGgttacaagaagtggaagaattTTCTCTCCGGAAATATCTCCTGATGCCAATATCTCAGCCCAGGTCCCTGTTCCCGATTCAACTGCTGATGTGCGGGGGAAAAGGCCAATGCTGGAGCCAGTTCAGACACCAGTAGAAGCTACTGCTGAAGAAGTCTCTCAGAAGGAAATGGATGAAATTTTGAAGATCATCCGGAAGAGTGATTACGATGTGATCGAACAGTTGGGGCACACTTCCTCCAAGATATCCATGCTATCATTGTTAACCTGTTCTGAGGCCCATGCTAAGGCTTTGATGAAGTTTCTAAAAGCGGCGCAcgtaccacaagagatttctgttaATCAATTTGAGAACTGTGTTGCAAGTTTGACAACGAACAATTACCtggggttttctgatgctgatctgacTCCTGCTGGAAAGAGTCATAACAAAGCCTTGCACATCTCCATTGAGTGTAAGGGTACTACTTTGTCCCATGTGCTGGTGGATAATGGCTCCTCGCTGAATGTATTGCCTAAATTGGTGCTGGATAGACTTGATTCTGAAGGGATAGTGCTAATGCCCAGTAATGTGGTGGTAAAGGCTTTCGATGGGTCGAAGAGTATAGTCTATGGAGAGGttgagctcccaatcagagtgggttctcaaactTTCAACTccttgttctatgtgatggatatcCACCCCGCCTATTCTTGCTTGCTCGGGCGTCCGTGGATACATGGGGCAGGTGCTGTGACATCTACTTTGCATCAGAAGCTGAAGTACCTTGCAAATGGCAAGATCGTCACTGTGCATggggaagaagagtatgtggttagcTGTGTGAAAGAGTACAAGTATATCGAAGTGAACGGCGAATTCATCGAGACTCCTTGCCAGACTTTTGAATTGGTTCCTCAAGTTGTCTCTACCGCCAAGCACACTCCTACTGTTCCTAAAGTTACCCGGATCCCTtcaacaatggcttctctgaagGATGCTAAGGCTGTAgttgaagaaggtggttgtacTGTTTGGGGCCAACTCATTGATGTCCCGTATAAATCTGACAAACTTGGTTTAGGTTGTACTGCTGGAACTCAGAAGAATAATCATCACACCCGGCTTGGAGGATTAATGTCTCATTTCGTCAGCAAAGGAGTCAATGCCTTGGAAGATGGGGAGAGCAACTGCAATCTAGACAAGTGGATCTTCCCGACACCTGATCATAGGCTGAACAACTGGAAGACCGAAGATGTTATCTCTATCTCCTTCAACCAGGAGTAA
- the LOC131614888 gene encoding uncharacterized protein LOC131614888, with product MSGTFELSGSLNRLISLVRTKVDEVLLNTMIRFYDPLLHCFTYRDFQLVPTLEEFESILGLPVLNQIPYTGEEEAPKLEDVAAALHLPRSEIKKVWVSKGEYSGLPIDFLYGQAEILIKATSMDALERVLALLIYGQILFPRYDKIVDMIAIKIFISNNPVPTLLGDLLHSIHHRSSKGKGCILGCAPLLHKWFISHLPRSTIKNEEGLTWVQRIMKLSYDDISWSQKEFKGVQLFDRCEEFPNVPLLGTRGGISYNPILARHQFGFALKDKPRSIYLSAEDFDYNSDTTGKKRLFIRAWSMVKKVNIGELGSRNYTPSDLYFKWIYDRVVEFGIPYPSDTPVVPRITPPAALIVFEPYVLSPDEDLIATVNQLKRERDDYERRLQKAEAEKEALIADVKEKEGLLDYFSRKWKVEDFVPPDQINSWEQEISKLVQEREEMIKSHREEVRILKRKRHLEDRDPRN from the coding sequence ATGTCTGGTACTTTTGAGCTTTCAGGGTCTCTAAACAGACTAATCAGCCTGGTACGAACCAAGGTAGATGAAGTACTCCTCAACACCATGATCAGGTTCTATGACCCTCTCCTTCACTGCTTTACTTACAGAGACTTTCAGCTGGTTCCTACTTTAGAAGAATTTGAGTCTATACTAGGATTACCAGTACTTAATCAGATTCCCTATACCGGCGAAGAAGAGGCCCCTAAGCTAGAGGATGTTGCTGCTGCGTTGCATTTACCTCGATCAGAAATAAAAAAGGTTTGGGTGAGCAAAGGAGAGTATTCTGGTTTACCTATTGACTTCTTGTATGGTCAAGCTGAAATCCTGATTAAGGCTACAAGTATGGATGCACTTGAAAGGGTCCtcgctcttttgatttatgggcaGATTTTATTCCCGCGTTATGATAAAATTGTTGATATGATTGCTATTAAGATTTTCATCAGTAATAACCCCGTTCCTACTTTATTGGGTGACTTGTTGCATTCCATCCATCATCGATCATCTAAAGGGAAAGGTTGCATTCTGGGATGCGCACCTctattgcataagtggtttatttcacaCTTACCTCGTTCCACAATCAAGAACGAAGAGGGTTTGACTTGGGTTCAgagaattatgaagctttcttaTGACGACATCAGTTGGAGTCAAAAGGAGTTTAAGGGAGTCCAATTGTTTGATCGTTGCgaagaattccctaatgtacctcttcttggtactcgAGGGGGAATTTCTTATAATCCTATccttgctcgacatcagtttggtttcgcTTTGAAAGATAAGCCACGCTCCATATATCTCAGTGCAGAAGATTTCGACTATAATTCAGATACTACCGGGAAGAAAAGACTTTTCATTAGAGCATGGTCTATGGTAAAGAAGGTCAATATAGGAGAGCTGGGAAGTAGGAATTATACCCCTTCAGATCTTTACTTCAAATGGATTTACGACCGAGTTGTTGAATTTGGGATACCATACCCATCTGATACACCTGTGGTCCCAAGAATCACTCCCCCTGCTGCTCTAATTGTGTTTGAGCCATATGTTCTTTCCCCGGACGAAGACCTTATCGCAACTGTCAACCAAttgaagagagaaagagatgactacGAGAGACGCTTGCAAAAGGCTGAAGCTGAAAAAGAAGCATTAATAGCCGATGTTAAAGAGAAAGAGGGTTTGCTCGACTACTTTTCCCGCAAGTGGAAGGTTGAAGATTTCGTCCCCCCAGATCAGATTAACTCATGGGAGCAAGAGATTTCTAAACTTGTTCAAGAACGGGAAGAAATGATCAAGAGCCACAGGGAAGAAGTCAGAATCTTGAAGAGGAAGCGCCACCTAGAAGACAGAGATCCTAGAAATTAG